From Propionispora vibrioides, one genomic window encodes:
- a CDS encoding NAD(P)H-dependent oxidoreductase — translation MKITVLHGSPKGDISVTMQYIRFLQQQFPEHTFTVWQIAQQSRLIEQDEARFKDILRNVAEADGILWSFPLYYYLVPAQYKRFIELIRERQAEEYFQGKYTAVLTTSIHFFDHTAHNYMHAIADDLAMKYYGGYSAAMQDLLQTAGQQRLTLFARNFLAAIASAQATAKAYLPLIPVTHAYTPALSQPPLDPQGRKILILHDALPSQTNLTNMLTAYAASYSQKPDIINLRDLSIKGGCLGCIRCAYDNTCVYGNKDDFITFFNTKVKPADIIIMAGAIHDRYLSSRWKTFFDRSFFNNHVPALKGKQLGFIVSGPLAQLTNLRQILEAYTELQEANIAGIVTDEPESAASIDKLLYQLAKTGIEHSLQNYLQPPSFLSVGGHKIFRDAIWGELRFPFIADHQYYKQNGRYDFPHRQYASRLFAAILSVAAKLPFIRRQLYSEQIKEHMIKPFQRIFQ, via the coding sequence ATGAAAATTACCGTTTTGCACGGCAGTCCCAAGGGTGATATAAGTGTAACTATGCAATATATACGCTTCTTACAGCAGCAATTTCCGGAGCATACCTTCACCGTATGGCAAATTGCCCAACAAAGCCGTTTAATCGAACAGGATGAAGCCCGTTTTAAAGACATTCTCCGGAATGTGGCGGAAGCCGACGGCATCCTGTGGTCTTTTCCCCTGTACTACTACCTTGTTCCGGCCCAATACAAGCGCTTTATTGAACTCATCAGGGAAAGGCAGGCGGAAGAATATTTCCAAGGCAAATACACAGCCGTTTTAACTACATCCATTCACTTTTTTGACCATACGGCCCATAACTATATGCATGCCATTGCCGATGATTTAGCAATGAAATATTACGGCGGCTATTCCGCCGCCATGCAGGACTTGCTGCAAACAGCCGGTCAGCAGCGGCTTACCCTCTTTGCCCGCAACTTTTTGGCCGCTATTGCCAGCGCTCAGGCAACGGCCAAGGCTTATCTGCCGCTTATCCCGGTAACCCACGCCTATACGCCCGCGCTAAGTCAGCCGCCGCTCGATCCGCAAGGCAGAAAAATTCTCATCCTCCATGATGCGCTGCCTAGCCAAACCAACCTAACCAACATGCTGACGGCGTATGCCGCTTCCTACAGCCAAAAGCCCGACATCATCAATTTACGGGATCTTTCTATTAAAGGCGGCTGCCTGGGCTGTATCCGGTGTGCCTACGACAATACCTGTGTCTATGGTAATAAGGATGATTTCATCACCTTTTTCAACACAAAAGTCAAACCTGCCGATATAATCATTATGGCTGGCGCCATCCACGACCGCTATCTGTCTTCCCGCTGGAAAACTTTTTTTGACCGCAGTTTTTTTAATAATCATGTTCCAGCCTTAAAAGGAAAACAGCTTGGCTTTATCGTTAGCGGCCCTTTAGCTCAACTTACCAACCTGCGCCAGATTCTGGAAGCCTATACAGAACTCCAGGAAGCCAATATAGCCGGTATCGTCACTGATGAGCCCGAATCAGCGGCAAGCATCGACAAATTGCTTTACCAACTGGCCAAAACCGGAATTGAGCATTCCCTGCAAAACTATCTGCAACCGCCATCCTTCCTAAGCGTCGGCGGCCATAAAATTTTCCGTGATGCCATTTGGGGAGAACTTAGATTTCCTTTCATCGCCGACCACCAATATTACAAGCAAAACGGCCGTTATGATTTCCCCCACCGGCAGTATGCTTCCCGGCTATTCGCCGCCATATTGTCAGTGGCGGCCAAACTTCCCTTTATCCGGCGCCAACTGTATAGCGAACAGATAAAAGAACACATGATAAAACCCTTCCAAAGAATTTTTCAATAG
- a CDS encoding amino acid ABC transporter permease gives MLANREWLIVFDSLPVLVQGALVTIQISLIAMTGAVLLGLVVALMRISRIKALQLIAKVYISFFRGTPLLVQLLMLYFGLTSFHIILDPVPAAVIGLILHFGAYISEIFRATILSISRGQWEAALSLGMTNSQVLRRIILPQAARTAIPPLWNCLIDTLKSSSLASVVTVPELTRQVEEQSSAQFVFMPYFITLAVFYWVMVIVMGWVQEWLEKKLEIPGGSQ, from the coding sequence ATGTTAGCAAATAGGGAATGGCTGATCGTGTTTGACTCCCTGCCTGTCTTGGTGCAGGGAGCCTTGGTTACCATTCAGATAAGTCTGATTGCCATGACCGGCGCGGTACTGCTTGGCTTAGTAGTGGCCTTGATGAGGATAAGCCGGATTAAAGCGCTTCAACTAATTGCCAAGGTGTATATCTCTTTTTTCCGGGGAACGCCGTTATTGGTGCAACTGTTGATGTTATACTTCGGGTTAACCTCTTTTCATATCATACTTGACCCGGTGCCAGCGGCTGTAATTGGGCTGATATTACATTTTGGCGCCTATATTTCTGAAATTTTCCGGGCAACGATTCTTTCTATCAGCCGGGGACAATGGGAGGCAGCTTTGTCTTTGGGAATGACAAATTCCCAGGTGTTACGCCGGATCATACTGCCCCAGGCGGCGCGAACGGCTATTCCGCCGCTATGGAACTGTCTGATTGATACTTTGAAATCTTCTTCCCTGGCCTCGGTTGTTACTGTGCCGGAATTAACACGGCAGGTGGAGGAACAAAGTTCGGCTCAGTTTGTTTTCATGCCTTATTTTATTACTTTGGCTGTGTTTTACTGGGTCATGGTCATTGTTATGGGATGGGTCCAGGAATGGCTGGAGAAAAAGCTTGAAATACCAGGGGGATCACAATGA
- a CDS encoding YjbQ family protein produces MTVYHDELILTSNGRRVTYHRITDQVKEMVRQSGVKNGICVVASQHTTCSVIFEEYMHDVNFNGDELLQVDLNNIMDTLVPRCTTEGQYHHPGPKHTAFAMELTDPDYPPDPGTLLNTDAHIRASMFGASETFIIQDGQLLIGTVGYIYFVDWDQNRVRDRHCRIAILGE; encoded by the coding sequence ATGACTGTGTATCATGATGAGCTGATTTTGACCTCCAACGGCCGCCGGGTAACCTATCACCGGATCACCGATCAAGTGAAGGAAATGGTGCGGCAAAGCGGTGTGAAAAACGGCATTTGTGTGGTTGCCAGCCAGCATACCACCTGTTCCGTAATCTTTGAAGAATATATGCATGATGTGAATTTTAATGGTGATGAGCTGCTGCAGGTAGATTTGAATAATATTATGGATACCCTGGTGCCCCGCTGTACGACGGAAGGCCAGTATCACCATCCGGGGCCTAAGCATACTGCCTTTGCGATGGAACTGACTGATCCTGACTACCCACCGGACCCCGGCACACTGCTGAATACCGATGCTCACATCCGTGCTTCGATGTTTGGCGCCAGTGAGACTTTCATTATTCAGGACGGACAGCTTTTAATCGGTACGGTTGGCTATATCTACTTTGTCGACTGGGACCAAAACCGGGTGCGCGACAGACATTGCCGGATTGCCATTCTTGGTGAATAG
- a CDS encoding transporter substrate-binding domain-containing protein, whose product MKKIGLILLFIVSLFTAIFAAGCGSQTTKVEEPKQQTLLETIKQRGTIKVGTEGTYPPFTFKDEKGELQGFDVEIINEVAKRIGVKAEFVPTEWKAMFAGLDSERFDVIANQVSINQERTAKYDFSSPYTVSGAQVVVNKETADIKGLEDLKGRKVGVTQGSNWDGIAKKAGAEVQYYKGANEIFADLAAKRIEATVNDRLFISEYLLKNPNQQIKVVGPTFDSAQMALAFRKGSPELVEAVNKALADIHADGTYLKISQKWFGEDVSK is encoded by the coding sequence ATGAAAAAAATTGGTCTGATTTTGTTATTCATAGTGAGTTTATTTACGGCGATCTTTGCTGCCGGCTGTGGCAGTCAAACGACAAAGGTTGAAGAGCCGAAGCAACAAACCTTGCTGGAAACAATAAAACAACGGGGAACGATTAAAGTGGGAACCGAAGGAACGTATCCGCCGTTTACTTTTAAGGATGAAAAAGGAGAGCTCCAGGGCTTTGATGTGGAAATTATCAATGAAGTGGCGAAACGGATCGGGGTTAAAGCTGAATTTGTTCCTACCGAGTGGAAAGCAATGTTTGCCGGCCTGGACTCCGAGCGGTTTGATGTAATTGCCAATCAGGTAAGCATTAATCAGGAAAGAACAGCAAAGTATGACTTTTCCTCACCCTATACTGTTTCCGGTGCCCAGGTTGTTGTCAATAAAGAGACGGCCGATATCAAAGGCCTGGAAGACCTTAAGGGCCGCAAGGTAGGCGTAACTCAGGGCAGCAACTGGGATGGAATAGCCAAGAAAGCGGGAGCGGAAGTGCAATACTATAAAGGAGCTAATGAAATATTTGCAGATTTGGCAGCCAAACGTATTGAGGCAACAGTCAATGACAGACTGTTCATTTCGGAATATTTACTTAAAAATCCCAATCAGCAAATTAAAGTGGTAGGTCCAACTTTCGATTCGGCGCAAATGGCATTGGCTTTCCGTAAGGGATCACCGGAGCTTGTTGAAGCGGTAAATAAAGCGCTGGCTGATATTCATGCAGACGGAACCTATCTAAAAATATCCCAGAAATGGTTTGGTGAAGATGTTAGCAAATAG
- a CDS encoding sugar-binding transcriptional regulator, producing the protein MYTVDRRLLIKISEMYYLENKNQNEIAEQFGLNRITVGKYLKKALAEGLVKISIANDSYGVLEKALEKKYGLKEVYIVSFASELGYAGLQYIQRIYSQDDVLGISWGRTLGAVAQAATLERCNPVQADILPLGGSLENVNDEYHVNTIIYKMATAFKARSHYLYAPFFTSSAEAKAVFMQDSNCRRIAALWERLTIAVIGIGSPASSSNWIWSGYFGNEYMELLQQAGGVGDICSRYYDLSGKRIDEALEDRTIAIDINLLKQVRHSIGVAASPAKVEAIYGAIQGQYINVLITDEQTAQLLLEFKPLQGDG; encoded by the coding sequence ATGTACACTGTGGACCGGAGGTTATTAATTAAGATCTCCGAGATGTATTATCTGGAGAATAAAAACCAAAATGAAATTGCCGAGCAATTCGGTTTAAACCGGATTACTGTCGGGAAATACTTAAAAAAGGCTTTGGCGGAAGGGCTTGTTAAAATATCCATTGCCAACGACTCTTATGGGGTTTTGGAAAAGGCGCTGGAGAAAAAGTACGGGCTAAAGGAGGTATATATTGTATCCTTTGCTTCCGAACTAGGCTATGCCGGGCTGCAATATATCCAAAGAATTTACAGCCAGGACGATGTTCTTGGTATTTCCTGGGGCAGAACGCTTGGCGCCGTGGCGCAGGCCGCCACGTTGGAGCGGTGCAATCCGGTACAGGCCGATATATTGCCCTTGGGCGGCAGCCTGGAGAATGTAAATGATGAGTATCATGTCAATACGATCATTTATAAAATGGCAACAGCCTTTAAAGCGCGCAGCCATTATTTATATGCTCCTTTCTTCACTAGTTCGGCCGAAGCTAAAGCGGTGTTCATGCAGGACAGCAACTGCCGGAGAATTGCCGCCTTGTGGGAACGGCTTACCATCGCCGTGATTGGTATCGGCTCACCGGCCAGCTCTTCCAACTGGATCTGGTCCGGCTACTTTGGCAATGAATACATGGAGTTGTTGCAGCAGGCCGGAGGGGTCGGCGATATTTGTTCCCGCTATTATGATTTATCCGGCAAGAGAATTGATGAGGCGCTGGAAGACAGAACGATTGCGATTGACATTAACCTGCTTAAGCAAGTCAGGCATTCCATTGGTGTTGCGGCTTCACCGGCCAAGGTGGAGGCAATTTATGGGGCAATCCAGGGGCAATATATCAATGTATTGATCACCGATGAACAAACGGCGCAGTTGTTGTTGGAATTCAAGCCGCTGCAGGGGGACGGCTGA
- a CDS encoding amino acid ABC transporter ATP-binding protein, with product MIEVAGLYKNFGSASILKDINLTIRQGEVCAIIGPSGSGKTTLLRCLNHLETPDRGRIRIGDFVLETGTASGNGALVRQLRQKTGMVFQQFNLFPHKTALENVMEGLLVVKGIPKQQAATKGMHWLTKVGLAEKAAAYPGQLSGGQKQRVAIARAMAMEPDVILLDEPTSALDPELVSEVLQVLRKLAEEGITMVIVTHEMNFAREVATKIVFMDGGSILCEGAPQRVFAADNSRIQSFTAQFGQL from the coding sequence ATGATTGAGGTTGCCGGTCTATACAAAAATTTTGGTTCGGCCAGCATATTGAAAGATATAAATTTGACAATACGCCAAGGTGAAGTTTGCGCTATTATCGGACCGAGTGGATCAGGCAAGACTACGCTGCTTCGCTGTCTTAACCATCTGGAAACGCCTGATAGGGGACGGATCCGGATCGGGGATTTCGTTCTGGAGACTGGAACAGCGTCCGGTAATGGAGCACTGGTTCGTCAGTTGCGGCAGAAAACGGGTATGGTCTTTCAGCAGTTTAATCTTTTTCCTCATAAAACGGCCCTGGAAAATGTTATGGAAGGACTACTTGTGGTAAAAGGGATACCAAAGCAGCAGGCGGCAACAAAGGGAATGCACTGGCTCACCAAAGTAGGCCTGGCGGAAAAGGCTGCGGCATATCCTGGTCAGCTTTCCGGCGGCCAAAAGCAGCGGGTTGCTATTGCGCGGGCAATGGCTATGGAGCCGGATGTGATTTTGCTGGATGAGCCTACATCGGCGCTGGATCCTGAACTTGTAAGTGAGGTATTGCAAGTGCTTCGGAAGCTGGCTGAAGAAGGAATAACTATGGTCATTGTTACCCATGAAATGAATTTTGCCCGTGAAGTGGCTACCAAAATCGTATTTATGGACGGCGGTAGTATTCTTTGTGAAGGAGCGCCGCAGCGCGTTTTTGCAGCGGATAACAGTAGAATCCAGTCGTTTACAGCTCAGTTTGGTCAGCTGTGA
- a CDS encoding GNAT family N-acetyltransferase, which produces MLEVTIRKVRPEDVDKVAEIEAICFPRAEAAPRESFEKRIAVFPDYFLVAEIKGAIIGFINGCVTNSPVIYDEMFQDTCHHIPTGSNVSVFGLDVLPSYRKQGIAAQLMQSFIQLARRTGRKKVILTCKENLVHYYESFGYASTGLSASTHGGSRWYDMTLALPDDTSPLA; this is translated from the coding sequence ATGCTAGAAGTGACTATTCGCAAAGTTCGCCCGGAAGATGTAGACAAGGTAGCGGAAATAGAAGCTATCTGTTTTCCTAGGGCTGAAGCAGCCCCACGTGAATCGTTTGAAAAAAGAATTGCCGTTTTCCCGGACTACTTTCTTGTTGCTGAAATCAAGGGAGCTATTATTGGTTTTATTAACGGCTGTGTCACCAACAGCCCTGTTATTTATGACGAAATGTTTCAGGACACATGCCACCACATACCAACTGGCTCGAATGTCAGTGTTTTCGGCCTGGATGTGCTGCCTTCATACCGGAAACAGGGCATTGCCGCTCAGTTGATGCAGTCTTTTATTCAGTTGGCCAGGCGAACCGGGCGAAAAAAAGTAATTCTAACCTGCAAGGAAAATTTAGTTCATTACTATGAATCTTTTGGCTATGCCAGCACTGGCCTCTCCGCTTCCACACACGGCGGTTCCCGTTGGTATGACATGACACTTGCCTTACCGGATGACACATCGCCTTTAGCCTAA
- a CDS encoding class II aldolase/adducin family protein, with translation MLEALKKEVVAIARQAEASGLCRHKSGNFSIRDQETGYVVVTPAAVDRAELTYYDICVVDLNACVLEAPEGRKPTSELLLHLEAYKRRPDIGAVVHTHSRFATAFAVLKKDIPAIVYEGAALGGAEGIIRVAAYGRPGTPALAASISGLIQSADAVLLESHGVLTVDKTAKEALLKAHYVEEIAEIYYRALQINNGKEPTTIAPEEFREWKYPPEITFRKQ, from the coding sequence ATGTTGGAAGCATTGAAAAAAGAAGTGGTTGCCATTGCCAGGCAGGCGGAAGCATCGGGTCTTTGCCGGCACAAATCGGGAAATTTCAGTATCCGCGATCAGGAGACCGGCTATGTGGTGGTAACTCCCGCCGCAGTAGACCGGGCAGAATTAACCTATTATGACATCTGTGTGGTTGACTTGAATGCCTGTGTGTTGGAAGCGCCGGAGGGCCGCAAACCGACCAGTGAACTGCTGCTGCATTTGGAGGCTTATAAAAGACGCCCCGATATCGGGGCTGTAGTTCACACTCATTCCCGGTTTGCGACGGCTTTTGCCGTACTCAAAAAGGACATCCCGGCTATTGTGTACGAAGGTGCCGCGTTGGGTGGCGCGGAGGGGATCATCCGGGTGGCTGCTTATGGTCGTCCCGGCACGCCGGCGCTTGCCGCCAGCATCAGCGGTTTGATTCAGTCGGCCGATGCCGTATTGCTGGAAAGCCATGGGGTGCTGACGGTGGATAAAACCGCCAAGGAAGCGCTGTTAAAGGCGCACTATGTGGAAGAAATCGCCGAAATTTATTACCGGGCTTTGCAGATCAATAACGGGAAAGAGCCGACCACCATTGCACCGGAAGAATTCAGGGAGTGGAAATATCCACCGGAAATTACCTTCCGTAAGCAATAG
- a CDS encoding triose-phosphate isomerase produces MKKKIKTPFFSVNPKGYLFGKEAVELAVEADRLAKQHDIDLFYTAQAVDFPAINGAVDKIFLTAQHMDPLLPGRGMGYIFPAALQHYNVKATFLNHAEHPVSLRDLVKTMKLADSLDMYTIVCADSIEEAQAIAQLKPDILICEPTELIGTGQTSSAEYMETSKTAVKQISPETLVLQAAGISTGEDVYRTIIAGADGTGGTSGIVCAPDKIAVLREMVAALVEARSKLGV; encoded by the coding sequence ATGAAAAAAAAGATTAAGACACCTTTTTTCTCGGTCAATCCCAAGGGGTATCTGTTCGGAAAAGAGGCGGTCGAACTGGCTGTTGAGGCCGACCGGCTTGCCAAGCAGCATGACATTGATTTATTTTATACGGCTCAGGCTGTCGATTTTCCGGCCATCAATGGGGCTGTGGACAAAATATTTCTGACAGCACAGCATATGGACCCGCTGCTGCCCGGGCGGGGGATGGGGTATATTTTTCCGGCGGCCTTGCAGCATTATAACGTGAAAGCCACTTTCCTCAATCATGCCGAGCATCCGGTGAGTTTGCGGGATTTGGTGAAAACAATGAAACTGGCCGACAGTCTGGACATGTATACCATTGTCTGTGCCGATTCTATTGAGGAAGCGCAGGCCATCGCTCAGCTAAAACCGGATATTCTCATTTGTGAGCCGACAGAGTTAATCGGCACCGGCCAGACCAGCAGTGCCGAGTATATGGAAACCAGCAAGACGGCGGTCAAACAGATCTCGCCGGAAACGCTGGTGTTGCAGGCGGCAGGCATTAGCACAGGCGAAGATGTTTACCGGACGATTATAGCCGGAGCCGACGGTACGGGCGGCACCAGCGGGATTGTCTGCGCCCCGGATAAAATAGCGGTGCTCCGGGAGATGGTAGCGGCGCTTGTGGAAGCCAGAAGCAAATTAGGCGTGTAA
- a CDS encoding 5-methyltetrahydropteroyltriglutamate--homocysteine S-methyltransferase — protein sequence MDKQETKAAKRNLPPFRADQVGSLLRPAVVKEARLACQEGRLAPEKLRSVENTEIKKLVEKQKEVGLQAVTDGELRRSWWHLDFLWGLDGVKRVAADHGSIAFHGKDTKAETIEIEGKIDFTRHPFLEDFKFLKEVAGTHTAKFTIPSPSMLHLITTVRKEGYQPIAQYQDNAVLLQDIARAYQKAIAAFYAAGCRYLQLDDTSWGELCSTEKRAMYEQRGFDLEQLARDYVAMINQAIANRPDDMIITMHICRGNFRSTWFSSGGYEPVAEILFGQCRVDGFFLEYDSERAGDFRPLRHIKDQQVVLGLITSKSGELENRAAVLQRIREAAQYVPLAQLALSPQCGFSSTEEGNILTEAEQWEKLRLVVSIAGEVWQ from the coding sequence ATGGATAAACAGGAAACAAAGGCAGCCAAAAGGAACCTGCCTCCTTTCAGAGCCGACCAGGTGGGAAGTCTGTTAAGGCCGGCGGTGGTAAAAGAAGCCCGGCTGGCTTGTCAGGAGGGGCGGCTTGCGCCGGAGAAATTGCGCTCCGTGGAAAATACCGAAATAAAGAAACTGGTGGAAAAGCAAAAAGAAGTTGGGTTACAGGCAGTGACCGACGGTGAATTGCGCCGTTCCTGGTGGCACCTTGATTTTCTATGGGGGCTTGACGGTGTCAAAAGAGTAGCGGCCGACCATGGTTCCATTGCCTTTCATGGCAAGGATACCAAGGCGGAAACCATTGAAATTGAGGGGAAAATTGATTTTACCCGGCATCCATTCCTGGAAGATTTCAAATTTCTGAAAGAGGTTGCCGGCACTCATACCGCCAAGTTCACCATACCTTCGCCGTCCATGCTGCATTTGATTACCACTGTCCGCAAGGAAGGCTATCAGCCAATTGCACAGTATCAAGACAATGCGGTGCTGCTGCAGGATATCGCCCGTGCTTATCAAAAGGCCATCGCGGCTTTTTATGCTGCCGGCTGCCGATACCTGCAACTGGATGATACCAGTTGGGGTGAGCTTTGCTCAACGGAAAAGCGGGCTATGTACGAGCAGCGCGGCTTTGATCTGGAACAACTGGCGAGGGACTATGTCGCGATGATTAACCAGGCGATTGCAAACCGGCCGGATGACATGATTATTACCATGCATATTTGCCGCGGCAATTTCCGGTCTACCTGGTTTTCTTCCGGCGGTTATGAGCCGGTGGCAGAGATTTTATTCGGCCAGTGCCGGGTTGACGGCTTCTTTCTGGAGTATGACAGCGAACGGGCCGGCGACTTCCGGCCGCTGCGACACATAAAAGACCAGCAGGTGGTGCTGGGACTGATCACTTCCAAAAGCGGCGAGCTGGAGAACCGGGCGGCTGTACTTCAGCGGATAAGGGAAGCGGCGCAATATGTTCCGCTTGCGCAACTGGCTTTAAGCCCGCAATGCGGTTTTTCTTCAACCGAAGAGGGCAATATACTAACGGAAGCAGAGCAATGGGAGAAGCTGCGGCTGGTTGTCAGCATTGCCGGGGAAGTGTGGCAATAG